GTGAATGGCTTCTCTACCAGTACGTTCTTTCCTGCTTCCAGCGCCCGTTTCGCGTAGTCAAAATGGCTGTCTGCGTGGGTACAGATGACGACCAGTTTCACCTCAGGGTCGTTAAACACGTCATCAAGATCGCTGGTGAAATGGATGTGCGAGTAGATCGGTGCCTGCTCTTCCGGCTTCGCGTGACGACGAAAAATATGCGCCACATGCCAGGTGTCTTTACGGTTGAGAACGTACGGCAGGTGGTAGCGGGTCGCGCTCTTGCCGAACCCAATAAATGCGCAATGTAAGGTCATGATGCTGTCCTTTCAGAAGGTGATGACCTACACCATAGCGCAAAGCGGAGGGAGACTAAATGCGGGAAGTCCCTGAGGGCGCGCTGGCGCACCTGGAAACGGATTGCTCGCGCCTCGGGCGTGAGTGGCGCAGGCAGATTATTCACGGCCTGCGCACAGCAACCGGAGCGTACTTGATGTATGTGAGGAGCTCGAGCACTTCCCGGGGACAAAATGACAAGTAAGCCAGGCTGAAAAAAAACCAAAAAAAAAGCCAGCACCCGGCTGGCTAAAATAATACTGGAAGCAATGTGAGCAATGTCGTGCTTTCAGGTTCTCCGCGAGGGTCTCCCTGAACGCAGAGCAATAATAATCATTCTCATTCGCAGTTGTCCAGTAATTTTTACAAAAAAATGCGGTTGACGACATTTTTAATCTCAGCGACTGTAAAGGCACAATTAACCCTGAAGGAGATCGGGAATGAGTGAGATCGTGATACGCCACGCTGAGACCAAAGATTACGACGCAATTCGTCAGATCCATGCCCAGCCGGAGGTGTATTACAACACGCTACAGGTTCCTCATCCTTCCAGCGAGATGTGGCAGGCGCGACTGGCCGAGCAGCCAGGCATCAAACAACTTGTCGCCTGCATTGATGACCGCGTTGTCGGACACCTGTGTATTGCCGTCGCACAGCGCCCACGCCGGAGCCACGTCGCCGATTTTGGTATTTGTGTCGATACGCAATGGCAAAACCGCGGCGTCGCCAGCGCATTAATGCGTACCATGATCGACATGTGCGACAACTGGTTGCGCATCGAACGCATCGAATTAACGGTGTTTGTCGATAACGCGCCCGCCGTGGCGGTGTATAAAAAATATGGTTTCGAAATTGAAGGCACCGGCAAAAAGTACGGGCTGCGAAACGGCGAGTATGTCGATGCATATTTTATGGCACGGATGAAATAAGCGGTCGGCCCTCCCGAACGCGAGGGCCGCTGAAATCAATATCCCGCCGTTAAGTCATCCACGGTGCGTGGGTCAGATGCGCCGTACAGCGCGCCGTCCGGCCCGACCATAATACTCTGCGTGCTGCCCATCGCCTCTTTCAGCGCGACCTTCTGCCCTTTTTGCTCAAGCAGTTTAAGGGTATCCGGGCTAAAGCCTTTCTCCACACGCAACTCATCCGGCAACCATTGATGATGGAAACGCGGCGCGTTGGTGGCTTCCGCTACGTTCATCCCAAAATCGATGCTGTTGACCACCATTTGCAGCACGGTCGTGATAATACGACTCCCGCCAGGGCTGCCGGTAACCAGCCAGGTTTTACCGTCTTTCACCACGATGGTGGGCGACATCGACGACAGCGGACGCTTCTTCGGCCCGACCGCGTTAGCATCGCCCCCCACCAGACCATAGACGTTGGGTACGCCCGGTTTAGCCGAAAAATCATCCATCTCGTTATTCATCAGAATACCGGTGTTACCCGCCACAATGCCGGTCCCGAAGGTGGTGTTGAGGGTATAGGTGACCGCCACTGCATTCCCGTCTTTATCCACTACCGAGAAGTGAGTCGTCTGGTTACTCTCGTAAGGCGCAAGCTTACCAGGGCGAATCTCGCTGGAGGGTTTCGCCTTGTTGATATCAATCCGCTCCGCAATCGATTTGGCGTAATCTTTGTTGGTCAGCGCTTGCCACGGCACCTTCACAAAGTCCGGGTCACCCAGGTATTCCGAACGATCGGCGTAGGCCTGTTTCTCTGCTTCTGCCATCACCTGCATGGCGTCCGCACTACCGAAGCCGTATGACTTCATGTCGAAA
The DNA window shown above is from Citrobacter farmeri and carries:
- the yhhY gene encoding N-acetyltransferase, yielding MSEIVIRHAETKDYDAIRQIHAQPEVYYNTLQVPHPSSEMWQARLAEQPGIKQLVACIDDRVVGHLCIAVAQRPRRSHVADFGICVDTQWQNRGVASALMRTMIDMCDNWLRIERIELTVFVDNAPAVAVYKKYGFEIEGTGKKYGLRNGEYVDAYFMARMK